The following coding sequences lie in one Trichoderma breve strain T069 chromosome 1, whole genome shotgun sequence genomic window:
- a CDS encoding NADH:flavin oxidoreductase / NADH oxidase family domain-containing protein, whose translation MGSQVNVGKDSKLFEPLTIANGKITLKHRVVLAPLTRNRGTPHRENSTAENPNRIWIPNDVIAEYYAQRATEGGLLISEGIPPSLEGNAMPGVPGIFLEEQAQGWKKVVDAVHTKGAYIYAQLWHSGRANIPQLTGTPIVAPSSIPWDDPNECFMYPAPHSTTPVRYSEQLPLELTVEHIHKTIRDYCAAAKTAMELGFDGVELHGGNGYLPEQFLSSNINKRTDEYGGSPEKRCKFVFDLMAELAKTVGEDNLAIRLTPFGLFNQARSEQRLETWGHLCRELKKRHPNLSYVSFIEPRYEQIFSETEKQQFLDSWGLPDVDLSMFRKIWGDTPFFSAGGFDQFNSWGVLESGRYDALLYGRFFISNPDLVERLRNGWPLAPYDRSRFYGPFEDPTIGFTDYPAYDEKI comes from the exons ATGGGCTCCCAAGTCAACGTCGGAAAGGACTCAAAGCTGTTTGAGCCGCTTACAATTGCCAATGGCAAAATCACTCTCAAGCATCGAGTCGTGCTCGCTCCCTTGACGCGCAACCGTGGCACGCCGCACCGTGAGAACTCGACTGCTGAGAATCCCAATCGCATTTGGATTCCCAACGATGTCATTGCAGAGTACTATGCGCAGCGAGCAACAGAGGGCGGCCTGCTCATCAGCGAGGGCATTCCGCCTTCACTAGAA GGAAATGCTATGCCCGGTGTCCCAGGGATCTTCCTAGAAGAGCAAGCCCAAGGATGGAAGAAGGTTGTTGACGCAGTCCATACCAAAGGTGCCTACATCTATGCGCAGCTCTGGCACTCTGGACGCGCCAACATCCCGCAGCTTACCGGAACGCCCATCGTGGCCCCGTCCAGCATCCCCTGGGATGATCCCAACGAATGCTTCATGTATCCCGCACCCCACTCAACGACGCCTGTCAGGTATAGCGAGCAGCTACCCCTCGAGCTGACGGTCGAGCACATCCATAAAACCATCCGTGATTACTGCGCCGCCGCAAAGACGGCCATGGAGCTTGGGTTTGATGGTGTAGAGCTTCACGGAGGTAATGGTTATCTGCCAGAGCAGTTCCTAAGCTCCAATATCAACAAGAGAACAGACGAGTACGGCGGCTCGCCGGAGAAGCGCTGCAAGTTCGTCTTTGATCTGAtggccgagctggccaagacggTGGGAGAAGATAACCTGGCCATCCGCCTGACTCCCTTTGGTCTCTTCAACCAGGCTCGCAGTGAGCAGCGTCTGGAGACTTGGGGCCACCTGTGCcgcgagctgaagaagcgtCACCCCAATCTGTCGTACGTGAGCTTCATTGAGCCGCGATACGAGCAAATCTTTTCCGAGACGGAGAAACAACAGTTCCTTGACTCATGGGGGCTTCCCGACGTCGACCTCTCCATGTTCCGCAAGATCTGGGGAGACACGCCGTTTTTCTCTGCCGGCGGCTTCGACCAGTTCAACTCGTGGGGGGTCTTGGAAAGCGGCAGATACGATGCCCTGCTGTACGGCAGATTCTTCATCAGCAATCCGGATCTGGTAGAGAGACTGCGCAATGGCTGGCCTCTTGCTCCGTACGATAGATCTCGCTTCTACGGTCCGTTTGAAGACCCGACCATCGGCTTTACCGATTACCCGGCGTATGATGAGAAGATTTGA